CCACCGAGCGTCACGGTCGCCCAGCCGAGCACCGAGCCCGTGACGCGGACGCTCGAGTTCACCGGCAACACCGCGGCGAGCAGCTCCGTGACGCTGGTCGCGCGCGTCGAGGGCTTCCTCGAGAAGATCCACTTCCAGGACGGCGCGATGGTGAAGCAAGGCGACCTGCTCTTCACCATCCAGCAGGACCAGTACCGGGCGCAGCTCGAGCAGGCGCAGGCGCAGGTCGCGGCGCAGAAGGCCGCGCTGGTGCACGCCGAGACCGAGCTCAAGCGCTACGCGAACCTCGTCAAGGAAGACTCCGCGCCGGAGACGCAGGTCGATCGCTGGCGCTACGAGCGCGACTCGGCCGCAGCGGCGCTCGCCGCCGCGCAAGCGCAGCTCGAGCTCGCGCGCCTCAACCTCTCCTACACCGAGGTGCGCGCGCCGTTCGACGGGCGCGTCGGACGTCACCTCGTCGACGCGGGCAATCTCGTCGGCGGCATCGGACAGCCGACGAGCCTCGCGCAGATCGACCACACCGACCCGCTCTACGTCTACTTCACGATCGACGAGCACGACGTGCTCGCGATCCGCGCGCAGCACGCGTCGGAGGAGCCCGGCACGCTCTCCCAGAAGAAGATCCCGGCGGAGTTCGGCACGCTCGACGACGACGGCTTCCCGCACCAGGGCTACCTCGACTTCGCCTCGCTCGGCGTCGCGCCGACCACGGGCACGCTGCAGGTCCGCGGCATCTTCCCGAACCCGGGGACGAAGGTGCTGCCCGGGCTGTTCGTGCGCGTGCGCATCCCGGTCGGCGCGCCGCAGGACGCGCTCGTGATCCCCGGCGAGGCGATCGGCTTCGACCAGCAGGGCGAGTACGTGCTGGTGGTCGGCGAGGACGACGTCGTCGCGCGGCGTCGCATCGTGACCGGCATGCAGGTCGGCGAGCGCTTCGTCGTCGAGAGCGGGCTCGCGCCGACCGACCGCGTGATCGTCGAGGGGCTGTCGCGCGCGGTGCCGGGGCGCAAGGTGACGCCGGTCACGACGTCCGCGTCCGGCGCGTCCTCCGACGCGCCGAAGCCGTCCGCCTAGCGAGTCGCCGCGATGTCGCGCTTCTTCATCGAGCGGCCGATCCTCGCGAACGTCATCGCCATCGTGACGATCCTGCTCGGCGCGGTGTGCCTGCTGTCGCTGCCGGTGTCGGAGTACCCCGACATCGTGCCGCCGACGATCCAGGTGTCGACCAACTATCCGGGCGCGAGCGCAGAGGTGGTCGCGACCACGGTCGGCATCCCGATCGAGCAAGCGGTGAACGGCGTCGAGAACTCGATCTACCTCGAGTCGACCAGCGGCAGCGACGGCAGCTACACGCTGACCGTCACCTTCGCGATCGGCACCGACCTCGATACGTCCCTCGCGCTCGTGCAGAACGCGGCCAACAGCGCGCTCGCGGCCCTGCCGCAGGCGGTGCAGGCGCAGGGCCTCAACGTCCGCAAGGTGAGCACCAACATCCTGCTCATCGAGAGCCTGTACTCGGACGACGATCGCTACGACGCGACCTTCCTCAGCAACTACGCGATCATCAACCTGCAGAATCCGATCGCGCGCCTACCCGGCGTCGGTCAAGTACAGATCCTCGGCGCCGGTCCGTACTCGATGCGCATCTGGCTCGACCCGCAGAAGCTCGAAGCCTTCGGGCTCACGGTCGCCGACGTGCAGAACGCGATCCAGAGCCAGAACGTGCAGGTCGCGGCGGGGCAGCTCGGCGGTCCGCCGGTGTCGTCGGATCAGGTGTTCCAGTTCACCGTCAGCACGCTCGGACGCCTGTCCGACGTGACGGAGTTCGAGAACATCATCGTCACCTCGAAGGCACCGTCGACGCAGGCGTCGCAGATCGAGTCGGCGCGCGACACCTCACCGAGCGCGCGCATCGTGCGCGTCAAGGACGTCGCGCGCGTCGAGCTCGGACAGCAGGTGTTCTCGATCTTCTCCGGGCTGTCGGGCAAGACGGCCGCGCACCTCGCGATCTTCGCGCTGCCGGGCGCGAACGCGCTCGACGTCGCCGCCGACACCAAGGCGCTGATGGCGAAGCTCGCGGAGAGCTTCCCCGAGGGGCTGAAGTACACCTCGCTCTACGACACGACGCTGTTCATCGAGCAGTCGATCGACGGCGTCTACCAGACGCTGCTGGCAGCCGGCGTGCTGGTGCTGATCGTCATCCTGGTCTTCCTGCAGAACCTGCGCGCGACGCTCGTGCCCGCGACGACCGTGCCGGTGACGATCATCGGCGCCTTCGCGGCGATGGCGCTGCTCGGCTTCACCGTCAATCTGATGACGCTCTTCGCGCTGATCCTCGCGATCGGCATCGTGGTCGACGACGCGATCGTCATCGTCGAGAACGCGTCGCACCACATCGAGCGCGGGCTCACGCCGAAGGACGCGGCGATCCAGGCGATGAAGGAGCTCACCGGTCCGGTGTTCGGCATCACGCTGGTGCTGACCGCGGTGTTCCTGCCCGCGTCCTTCCTGCCCGGGATCACGGGACAGATGTTCCGCCAGTTCGCGCTCGTCATCGCGGCGACGGCGATCATCAGCGCCATGAACGCGCTGACGCTCAAGCCGACGCAGTGCGCGCTCTACCTGAAGCCGATCCCGAAGGATCATCGCCCGAACGCCTTCTACCGCGGCTTCAACCGCGTCTACGAAGCCGTCGAGGCGCGCTACGTCGCGATCGTGCGCTGGATGGTGCGGCGTCCGGGCACGATGGTCGCGGCGTTCTTCGCGCTCGTCGGCACGGCGGGCGCGCTGTTCGCGCTCTATCCGACGTCGCTCATGCCGCTCGAGGACCAGGGCTACTGCATCGTCGTCGCGCAGCTGCCGGAGGGCTCGGCGCAGCCGCGCGTGCGCGCGCTCGCGAAGGACGTCGACCGCGCGCTCGAGGGCACGCCGGGCGTGAAGGGCTGGGTGTCGATCGGTGGATACTCTGCGCTCGACTCCGCGAAGCGCGCCAACTACCTCACGACCTTCGTCGTCTACGAGAACTGGGACCAGCGTCCCGCGGGCGTCACGCAGGCGAGCATCATGGCCGACCTGCAGAGGCGCCTCGGCGACGTGCGTCGAGCGAGCTTCGCGGTGCTGCCGCCCTCGCCGATCCCCGGCCTCGGCGCGGCGTTCGGCTTCCAGATGATGGTCGAGGACCGCGGCGGCGCCGGTCTGCACGAGCTCGAGAAGGTCGTGCAGGACCTGCTCACGACCGCGGAGGACGAGCCCGGCTTCCTGCGCACCGGCTTCACGACGTTCAGCGCGTCGAGCCCGCAGGTCTACCTCGACGTCGACCGGACGATGGCCGAGTCGCTCGGCGTGCCGGTCAACGAGGTCTTCCAGACGCTGCAGACCTACCTCGGCTCGACCTACGTCAATCAATTCAACAAGTTCAACCAGAGCTTCCAGGTGCGCGTGCAGGCCGACGCCGACTACCGGCGCAGCATCCGCGACGTCGGACGGCTCTACGTCGCGAACCAGAGCCGGCAGATGGTGCCGCTCGGCGCCCTGCTCGAGGTGCGACGGACGCTCGGCTCGGAGCTGGTCACACGCTACGACCTCTACCCCGCGGCGACGCTGATCGGCGTCCCGAACCCCGTCAAGTACAGCTCCGGGCAGGCGATGGAGAAGATGGAGCAGCTCGCATCGCGCGTGCTGCCGGCGGGGATGGCGTACGAGTGGAGCGGGCTCTCCTACCAGGAGCAGCTCGTCGGCGGTCAGATGTACCTGATCTTCGCGCTGTCGATCGTGCTCGTCTTCCTGGTGCTCGCGGCGCAGTACGAGAGCTGGTCCGATCCGCTGGTCGTCGTGCTGGTGGTGCCGATGGCGATCGTCGGCGTGCTGGTAGCGCTCTTCGTCCGCCGCTTCCCAGTCGACCTGTACACGCAGATCGGCCTCGTGCTGATCATCGCGCTCGCCGCGAAGAACGCGATCCTGATCGTCGAGTACGCGCGCGAGCTGCGCGCCGAGGGCATGGACGGCGTCGAGGCCGCGGTCGAGGCGACGCGGCGGCGCTTCCGCCCGATCCTGATGACGTCGATCGCGTTCATCCTGGGCGTCGTGCCGCTCCTGACCGCGAGCGGCGCGGGCGCGGCGAGCCAGCAGGCGATCGGCACGGTGGTGTTCGGCGGCATGCTCGCGTCGACGCTGCTCGCGATCCCGTTCGTGCCGGTGTTCTACGTCGCGGTGCACGCGGTCGCGGACCGGCGCTCGACGCCGGCGCCCGTGCCGGCGGAAGCCACGGCGCGTCGACCGTAGCGACGTTCGTGCCGCCCGGGCGTCGCCGGCCACCGCGCCGCGTACGTCGTGGGAGCGACCACCACGCCTCGCACGGCGCGAGGTGCAAGCTCGACATTGCGCCGCAGCGCATGACGGACGTTGCACCCGACGATCGTCGCTCGCGCGGCGTCCGACGCCGGTCGGCGCGCGGCGACCGATGGCAACGCACCTCCAGTCGCACGGACGCGTAGATGCTTGACGCGACGGCCCTCGTCCTGCCGTCGCCGAGCCGGTAGAGACGCGAGGCGTGTACGCGTCGCGACCGCCCGCCCCTCCACGAGCAGGCGGAGCGCTCTCCCCTGCTCGCCAGCGCGATGCGCCCGTCACGCCGGACGCCGGAGCCGCTCGCCACCGGCCGCACGCGTTTCGCGATCAATCCGGCGTCCATACCACCTTTTGCGATTGACTTACCGTCCGCACCTGCCGCATGACGCCTACATGAAGCCTGCGATCCTCGCGGTGGACGACGAGCGTGCGATCTGCATCGCGATCCAGCGACTCCTCGCGAGTAGCGGCTACGAGGCCGACACCGCGAGCTCGCGCGACGAGGCGATCGCGAAGCTCGCGCGCGGGACCTACCACCTGGTCATCACCGACCTCGACCTGAAGCAGCCCGACGACGGCGTGGAGCTGCTTCGCCACGTCAAGCAAACCGCGCCGGACACGTCGGTCATCATGATCACGGCGCACGGCAACGAGCGAAGGGCCGTCGAAGCCATGAAGCTCGGCGCGGCCGATTACGTCCCGAAGCCGTTCGACGACGAAGCGCTCCTGACCAAGGTGCAGCGCGAGCTCGAGCGCGTCGCCGAGCGTCGCGAGACGCGCCTTCTGCGCGAGCAGGTCGCCGGCACGTACCGCTTCGAGAGCCTGGTGGGAAAGAGCCCGGCGATGCAGCGCGTGTTCGACGTCATCCGCAAGGTCGCGGACAGCGACTTGACGGTGCTCATCCGCGGTCCGAGCGGCACCGGCAAGGAGCTGGTCGCGAACGCGATCCACTACAACAGCCCGCGGCGCGCCAGGCCGCTCGTCAAGGTGAACTGCGCGGCGTTCTCGCGCGAGCTGGTCGAGAGCGAGCTCTTCGGCCACGAGCGCGGCGCCTTCACCGGCGCCACCTCGGCGCGCGAGGGCAAGCTCGAGGTCGCCGACGGCGGCACGCTGTTCCTCGACGAGATCGGCGACCTGGCCTCCGAAACGCAGGCGAAGATCTTGCGCGTCCTGCAGGAGAAGGAGTTCGAGCGCGTCGGCGGCAACCGCACGATCGAGGTCGACGTGCGCATCATCGCCGCCACCAACCAGGACCTCGAGGCCAAGGTGCGCGACGGCAGCTTCCGCAAGGACCTGTTCGACCGCCTGAACGTCGTCCCGATCGTGCTGCCGGCGCTGCGCGAGCGCGAGGGCGACCTGCCGCTGCTCATCGAGCACTTCCTCGACGAGGCGGCGAGCCGCCTCGGCCGCCCGCGCAAGCAGGTGTCGCCGGCGGCGATGCGCGCGCTGCTCGCGCACGAGTGGAAGGGCAACGTCCGCGAGCTCGAGCACGCGATCGAGCAGGCGGTGGTGCTCGCGTCAGGGGACGAGATCACGCTCGAGGACCTGCCGGTCACGCTGCGCCTCCACGGCGAGCGCGCCTTCGCGGCGGGTGCGGGCTCGGGAGCGGTCGGCGCCAGCTCGAGCGTCGTCGCGCCCGCGCGGCCGATCAGCTTCCGCGAGGCGAAGCAGCGCGTGGTCGAGAGCTTCGAGCGCCAGTTCCTCGAGGACGCGCTCGCCCGCCACGGCGGCAACATCTCGAAGGCGGCCGACGACATCGGCATGTACCGCCAGCAGCTGCAGGACAAGCTGAAGGACCTCGGCATCGACGCCGCGGCGTTCAAGGCCCGCGCCCGCTGACACCGACCGCCCGCCGAGACCGCGCCGCTGCGCCTTGGCGGTTGCGTAGCCCGCGTCCGCCGCTCTAGATTGCGCGCGCCCGCCGGACCCGCGACCGGACGCGAGCCGGCGGCCAAACCCGACGAAGCCCGGACCCAGCGTGCCCCAGACTCCTGTCAGCCGACGGCCGATCACGACGCCCGCGTGCGTCCTCGCGCTGCTCCTCGTCGCCGGTCTCGCGCACGAGGCGCGGGCGAGCGACTGCACGGAAGCGGCGCCGACCAACGCCTGCATCGCGGGCGGCGGCT
The Candidatus Binatia bacterium genome window above contains:
- a CDS encoding efflux RND transporter periplasmic adaptor subunit; translation: MRACSTRAGGAVVALLLACASAGCGAKDETPPAAPPSVTVAQPSTEPVTRTLEFTGNTAASSSVTLVARVEGFLEKIHFQDGAMVKQGDLLFTIQQDQYRAQLEQAQAQVAAQKAALVHAETELKRYANLVKEDSAPETQVDRWRYERDSAAAALAAAQAQLELARLNLSYTEVRAPFDGRVGRHLVDAGNLVGGIGQPTSLAQIDHTDPLYVYFTIDEHDVLAIRAQHASEEPGTLSQKKIPAEFGTLDDDGFPHQGYLDFASLGVAPTTGTLQVRGIFPNPGTKVLPGLFVRVRIPVGAPQDALVIPGEAIGFDQQGEYVLVVGEDDVVARRRIVTGMQVGERFVVESGLAPTDRVIVEGLSRAVPGRKVTPVTTSASGASSDAPKPSA
- a CDS encoding efflux RND transporter permease subunit, translating into MSRFFIERPILANVIAIVTILLGAVCLLSLPVSEYPDIVPPTIQVSTNYPGASAEVVATTVGIPIEQAVNGVENSIYLESTSGSDGSYTLTVTFAIGTDLDTSLALVQNAANSALAALPQAVQAQGLNVRKVSTNILLIESLYSDDDRYDATFLSNYAIINLQNPIARLPGVGQVQILGAGPYSMRIWLDPQKLEAFGLTVADVQNAIQSQNVQVAAGQLGGPPVSSDQVFQFTVSTLGRLSDVTEFENIIVTSKAPSTQASQIESARDTSPSARIVRVKDVARVELGQQVFSIFSGLSGKTAAHLAIFALPGANALDVAADTKALMAKLAESFPEGLKYTSLYDTTLFIEQSIDGVYQTLLAAGVLVLIVILVFLQNLRATLVPATTVPVTIIGAFAAMALLGFTVNLMTLFALILAIGIVVDDAIVIVENASHHIERGLTPKDAAIQAMKELTGPVFGITLVLTAVFLPASFLPGITGQMFRQFALVIAATAIISAMNALTLKPTQCALYLKPIPKDHRPNAFYRGFNRVYEAVEARYVAIVRWMVRRPGTMVAAFFALVGTAGALFALYPTSLMPLEDQGYCIVVAQLPEGSAQPRVRALAKDVDRALEGTPGVKGWVSIGGYSALDSAKRANYLTTFVVYENWDQRPAGVTQASIMADLQRRLGDVRRASFAVLPPSPIPGLGAAFGFQMMVEDRGGAGLHELEKVVQDLLTTAEDEPGFLRTGFTTFSASSPQVYLDVDRTMAESLGVPVNEVFQTLQTYLGSTYVNQFNKFNQSFQVRVQADADYRRSIRDVGRLYVANQSRQMVPLGALLEVRRTLGSELVTRYDLYPAATLIGVPNPVKYSSGQAMEKMEQLASRVLPAGMAYEWSGLSYQEQLVGGQMYLIFALSIVLVFLVLAAQYESWSDPLVVVLVVPMAIVGVLVALFVRRFPVDLYTQIGLVLIIALAAKNAILIVEYARELRAEGMDGVEAAVEATRRRFRPILMTSIAFILGVVPLLTASGAGAASQQAIGTVVFGGMLASTLLAIPFVPVFYVAVHAVADRRSTPAPVPAEATARRP
- a CDS encoding sigma-54 dependent transcriptional regulator; translated protein: MKPAILAVDDERAICIAIQRLLASSGYEADTASSRDEAIAKLARGTYHLVITDLDLKQPDDGVELLRHVKQTAPDTSVIMITAHGNERRAVEAMKLGAADYVPKPFDDEALLTKVQRELERVAERRETRLLREQVAGTYRFESLVGKSPAMQRVFDVIRKVADSDLTVLIRGPSGTGKELVANAIHYNSPRRARPLVKVNCAAFSRELVESELFGHERGAFTGATSAREGKLEVADGGTLFLDEIGDLASETQAKILRVLQEKEFERVGGNRTIEVDVRIIAATNQDLEAKVRDGSFRKDLFDRLNVVPIVLPALREREGDLPLLIEHFLDEAASRLGRPRKQVSPAAMRALLAHEWKGNVRELEHAIEQAVVLASGDEITLEDLPVTLRLHGERAFAAGAGSGAVGASSSVVAPARPISFREAKQRVVESFERQFLEDALARHGGNISKAADDIGMYRQQLQDKLKDLGIDAAAFKARAR